One Salarias fasciatus chromosome 22, fSalaFa1.1, whole genome shotgun sequence DNA segment encodes these proteins:
- the LOC115409382 gene encoding class I histocompatibility antigen, F10 alpha chain-like — protein sequence MQLFLALFFLLGIPSGAPEIHSLKYFYTGSSQVPNFPEFVMVVLVDELQIEHYDSNTRRLVPTQDWVNEAVDSQFWDRNSNLALEHQQWFQPNIELLKQCFNQTGGVHILQKMIGCEWNDETDEVNGFRQIGYDGEDFLVYDLQTETWIAPVQQAVPTKHKYENNKAQMAHHKYYLTQICPYWLKKYVEFGRSSLMRKDLPSVSLLQKTPSSPLTCHATGFYPDRADLFWKKDEEELHEDVVRGEILPNHDGSFQMSVDLDLSGVKDEDWGRCSCVFHLAGGQEVSKRLDKRDIRTNWKTNDGGLSPGAVAGGVVAALLLLIGCIIGLFVYKKKQPQGFRATNTNETS from the exons ATGCAGCTCTTCCTGgctctcttcttcctgctgggaATCCCCAGCGGGGCTCCAG aaattCACTCTCTCAAGTATTTCTACACTGGATCCTCTCAAGTTCCAAACTTTCCAGAGTTTGTTATGGTTGTTTTGGTGGATGAACTTCAGATTGAGCACTACGACAGCAACACCAGGAGATTGGTTCCCACACAGGACTGGGTCAATGAAGCAGTAGACTCACAGTTCTGGGACAGAAACTCTAATCTCGCTCTGGAACATCAGCAATGGTTCCAACCAAACATTGAGCTCCTCAAGCAGTGCTTCAACCAAACTGGAG gtgtTCATATTCTCCAGAAGATGATCGGTTGTGAATGGAACgatgaaactgatgaagtgAACGGATTTCGACAAATTGGTTACGATGGAGAAGATTTCCTCGTTTAtgacctgcagacagaaacatggaTCGCTCCAGTTCAACAGGCTGTTCCCACCAAACACAAGTATGAAAATAACAAAGCACAGATGGCTCATCATAAATACTACCTGACCCAGATTTGTCCTTATTGGCTGAAGAAGTATGTGGAGTTTGGTCGGagctcactgatgagaaaag atcttccctcagtgtctctcctccagaagactccctcctctccgctcacctgccacgctacaggtttctaccccgacagagccgacttgttctggaagaaagacgaggaggagctccatgaggacgtggtcagaggagagatcctccccaaccatgacgggagcttccagatgagcgttgatctggatctttcaggggtcaaagatgaagactgggggaggtgcagctgtgtgtttcatctggctggaggacaggaagtctccaagagactggacaaacgggacatcaggaccaactggaagacaaatgatggag gactTTCTCCTGGAgctgttgctggaggagttgttgctgctctgctcctcctgatcGGCTGCATCATTGGACTCTTCGTTTACAAGAAGAAACAACCTCAAG ggttCAGAGCCACTAACA ccaATGAAACTTCCTGA